The Clostridiaceae bacterium HFYG-1003 genome includes a window with the following:
- a CDS encoding DDE-type integrase/transposase/recombinase: MSSLEIEWRHDMKDKEKAQEIATQRAILLAPLLSHDLDKGQIRVLKEQICREAGISERTLRRYLNSYQQKGFSGLIPQARVSQDSRAIPALVLDEAVRLRKEIPSRSVAEIIRIMEWEGLTEAGSIKRSSLQEKLQEKGYSGKHMAIYAAGGVATRRFQKRTRNKLWHSDIKYGCYLPIGPGNKPQQVYLVAFLDDATRMILHAQFYSNLEQSIVEDCFRKAILKWGIPEQAYFDNGRQFKNKWMSRACAKLGIRLIFAKPYSPEGTGKIEKFNQNIDRFLDEYKFDNSERSLEVMNERFWIWLEECYQNKPHTALNGTTPHQAYNLDPRPLKYLPAEKVANAFLHAETRKVDKSGCISFGGAKYEVGLPYVARSVEVVYDPSNTEELSIEYQDDKPFVVRKLVIGERVAPKPQLPEFLTPVKPTSSRLLDGAQKQNQKRKDKQQSTAISFKDIRKGGGSDV; the protein is encoded by the coding sequence ATGTCATCACTCGAAATTGAATGGAGGCATGACATGAAGGACAAGGAAAAAGCACAGGAAATAGCGACGCAACGGGCGATTCTACTGGCGCCCCTTCTTTCCCATGACTTGGACAAGGGGCAGATCCGGGTGCTTAAGGAGCAGATCTGCCGCGAGGCTGGGATTTCCGAGCGGACCTTACGGCGATATCTGAATAGTTATCAGCAGAAGGGATTTTCCGGACTGATACCGCAGGCGAGGGTATCGCAGGATTCAAGAGCCATCCCGGCGCTGGTGTTGGACGAAGCCGTGCGGCTGCGCAAAGAGATCCCGTCCAGAAGTGTGGCTGAGATCATTCGAATCATGGAATGGGAAGGCCTCACCGAAGCTGGCTCGATCAAGCGAAGCAGCCTGCAGGAGAAATTGCAGGAGAAGGGCTACAGCGGGAAGCATATGGCCATCTATGCCGCTGGCGGGGTAGCTACCCGCCGATTTCAAAAACGCACCCGCAACAAACTGTGGCATTCGGATATCAAGTATGGCTGTTACCTGCCGATCGGTCCTGGAAACAAGCCGCAGCAGGTCTATCTGGTGGCGTTTTTGGACGACGCTACCCGGATGATCCTCCATGCCCAGTTCTACTCGAACCTGGAGCAGAGCATCGTTGAGGATTGCTTCCGCAAAGCCATCCTCAAGTGGGGAATTCCAGAGCAGGCATACTTCGATAACGGCCGCCAGTTTAAAAATAAGTGGATGTCCAGAGCCTGCGCAAAGCTTGGCATCCGGCTGATCTTCGCAAAGCCCTACTCTCCGGAAGGCACCGGAAAAATAGAAAAATTCAATCAGAATATCGATCGGTTTCTCGATGAGTATAAATTCGATAACTCGGAACGATCCCTCGAGGTTATGAATGAGCGGTTCTGGATCTGGTTGGAAGAATGCTACCAGAACAAACCGCATACCGCACTCAATGGAACGACCCCGCATCAGGCGTATAATCTGGATCCCAGGCCCTTGAAATATCTGCCAGCGGAGAAGGTCGCCAACGCCTTTTTGCACGCTGAGACCAGAAAAGTCGATAAGAGTGGCTGCATCAGCTTTGGCGGCGCGAAGTATGAAGTTGGGCTACCCTATGTGGCTCGCAGCGTGGAAGTGGTCTATGACCCCAGTAACACCGAGGAATTGAGCATTGAGTATCAGGATGACAAACCCTTTGTGGTGAGAAAGCTGGTCATTGGGGAGCGGGTGGCGCCCAAGCCTCAGCTGCCGGAGTTCCTGACTCCAGTCAAGCCAACCTCTTCCCGGTTACTCGATGGTGCCCAAAAGCAGAATCAGAAGCGAAAAGACAAACAGCAGTCTACGGCCATCTCTTTCAAAGACATAAGAAAAGGGGGTGGCAGTGATGTTTGA
- a CDS encoding DUF6431 domain-containing protein, which yields MEKSICPICHQSLKVIGSRRRSVINENGDVMILVLRRLRCTNPGCGKIHHELPDLLTPYKRQTTTILEQIITGQHEAVPVENSTIRRVRAWFNSRAHALVGALLSTYATVTQDYGVDFSDLPQSILERIFFFVGEPAGWLKKVVRILVNNHRWPHTQLA from the coding sequence ATGGAGAAAAGCATATGTCCCATCTGTCATCAGTCGCTTAAGGTCATTGGCTCCCGCAGGAGATCAGTGATCAACGAGAATGGGGATGTCATGATCCTGGTGCTTCGTCGCCTGCGCTGTACCAACCCCGGTTGCGGGAAGATCCATCACGAACTTCCGGATCTCTTAACTCCCTATAAGCGGCAGACCACAACGATCCTGGAGCAGATCATCACCGGTCAACATGAAGCGGTGCCCGTTGAGAATTCGACCATTCGGCGGGTCCGAGCCTGGTTCAACTCCAGAGCCCACGCTTTAGTCGGTGCTCTGCTCAGTACATATGCTACAGTCACTCAGGACTATGGGGTCGACTTTTCCGATCTGCCTCAGTCCATACTCGAGAGGATTTTCTTCTTTGTAGGCGAGCCTGCGGGCTGGCTGAAAAAGGTTGTCCGGATTTTAGTCAACAATCACCGATGGCCACATACCCAGTTGGCATAG
- a CDS encoding DUF4256 domain-containing protein yields the protein MNQSELNIPIRDQELLKILEERFEQNLRRHPEMKWDEIARRLEHNPEALQTLHQMEETGGEPDVVWTEGESIVFADCSPETPSGRRNLCYDEPARKARKKNAPEASAMGVAGTMGLALLTEAEYRRLQETGPFDQKTSSWLLTPESIRSLGGALFGDYRYGTVFIYHNGADSYYGVRGFRGLLKV from the coding sequence ATGAACCAAAGCGAGTTAAATATACCGATCCGTGATCAGGAGCTGTTGAAAATCCTTGAAGAGCGGTTTGAACAGAATTTACGGCGCCACCCCGAAATGAAATGGGATGAAATCGCCCGGCGTCTGGAACACAATCCGGAAGCTTTGCAGACCCTTCATCAGATGGAAGAGACGGGGGGAGAGCCGGATGTAGTATGGACTGAAGGGGAATCCATCGTATTTGCCGACTGCTCCCCGGAGACTCCTTCCGGACGGCGCAATCTCTGCTATGATGAACCAGCCCGAAAGGCCCGAAAGAAAAATGCCCCGGAAGCCAGCGCCATGGGCGTGGCCGGGACGATGGGCCTTGCTCTGCTGACGGAAGCAGAGTACCGCCGGCTGCAGGAGACAGGACCCTTTGATCAGAAGACCTCAAGCTGGCTTCTGACCCCGGAATCAATTCGAAGCCTGGGGGGAGCACTGTTCGGCGATTATCGCTACGGCACCGTGTTTATTTACCACAACGGCGCGGATTCCTACTACGGAGTTCGAGGGTTCCGGGGACTGCTGAAAGTTTAA
- a CDS encoding metalloregulator ArsR/SmtB family transcription factor, which translates to MNYTTAEYVPIMKALSDETRLRIIDMLSCGTLCACDILEEFSISQSTLSYHMRILTESGLIQAQKDGAWMRYSLNQTKAEELIQFLNRITHDKEDCICKSRSHPQNKCC; encoded by the coding sequence ATGAACTATACTACAGCGGAATATGTACCGATCATGAAGGCTCTGTCTGATGAGACCAGACTTCGAATCATCGACATGCTGTCGTGCGGCACCCTGTGTGCCTGTGACATATTGGAAGAATTCAGCATCTCACAGTCGACGCTGAGCTATCATATGCGAATTCTTACCGAAAGCGGCTTGATTCAGGCTCAGAAAGACGGAGCCTGGATGAGATACTCACTCAATCAGACAAAAGCCGAGGAGCTGATTCAGTTCCTGAACCGTATTACCCATGATAAGGAAGACTGTATCTGCAAAAGCAGATCACACCCTCAGAACAAATGCTGCTAA
- a CDS encoding DUF2703 domain-containing protein codes for MSGCCGGSRCDCSDTSLKKQVLIEFLYLDLSQCDRCQGTDANLDEAIAQVRPVLAAAGFDLKVEKINVNTKELAIKHQFLSSPTIRVNGQDIDFVVRESDCRECGDLCGDQVSCRVYDYEGTEHNEPPRSMIIEAILKQIFGGARIMEHQTEYVLPENLARFYERMEELRGV; via the coding sequence GTGTCAGGTTGCTGCGGGGGCAGCCGATGTGACTGTTCAGACACGAGTTTAAAGAAGCAGGTGCTGATTGAATTTCTCTATTTGGATTTGTCTCAATGTGATCGGTGTCAGGGGACGGATGCCAATCTGGATGAAGCCATCGCCCAGGTTCGTCCGGTGCTCGCCGCGGCGGGTTTTGACCTGAAGGTCGAGAAAATCAATGTGAATACGAAAGAACTTGCCATCAAGCATCAATTTCTGAGTTCCCCCACGATTCGGGTGAATGGACAGGACATTGATTTCGTGGTCAGGGAATCGGACTGCAGGGAATGCGGGGATTTGTGCGGGGATCAGGTAAGCTGCCGCGTCTATGATTATGAAGGAACGGAACATAATGAACCGCCCAGGAGCATGATCATCGAAGCAATCCTGAAGCAGATCTTTGGGGGTGCCAGAATCATGGAACATCAGACGGAATATGTTCTGCCTGAGAACCTTGCCAGATTTTATGAGCGGATGGAGGAACTTCGGGGAGTATAA
- the arsB gene encoding ACR3 family arsenite efflux transporter — protein MNKQKTDGISFFERYLSVWVILCMVTGILIGQFLPAIPRLLNQFEYAKVSMPIAILIWLMIYPMMLKVDFHSVRNVGRNPKGLYVTWITNWLIKPFTMFAIAWLFFNVIFKPFISPDLAKNYLAGAILLGAAPCTAMVFVWSHLTKGNPAYTVVQVATNDLIILFAFTPIVAFLLGVSGVPIPWDTLILSVVLFVVIPLTAGALTRHFVVKNKGQEYFERSFVPKFNNVTIIGLLLTLIIIFSFQGEVILKNPLHIVLIAIPLTIQTFLIFFIAYIASRILKLPHDIAAPAGMIGASNFFELAVAVAISLFGTQSPAALATIVGVLTEVPVMLILVKIANNTKHWFPIQSSQGEMIHEQ, from the coding sequence ATGAATAAACAAAAAACAGACGGTATCAGCTTTTTCGAACGCTATCTGTCGGTCTGGGTCATACTCTGTATGGTGACAGGAATTCTGATCGGACAGTTTCTTCCTGCCATCCCGCGACTGCTGAATCAATTTGAATATGCCAAGGTATCCATGCCCATTGCCATTCTGATCTGGCTTATGATTTATCCCATGATGCTGAAGGTCGATTTTCACAGTGTTCGCAATGTGGGGAGAAATCCCAAGGGGCTTTATGTCACCTGGATTACGAACTGGCTGATCAAGCCCTTTACGATGTTCGCCATCGCATGGCTGTTTTTCAATGTCATTTTTAAGCCCTTCATTTCACCAGACTTGGCGAAAAACTATCTAGCTGGTGCGATCCTGCTGGGGGCTGCACCCTGTACGGCCATGGTTTTCGTCTGGAGCCACCTGACAAAGGGTAATCCCGCTTACACAGTTGTTCAGGTCGCCACCAATGATCTGATTATTCTCTTCGCTTTTACTCCCATTGTGGCTTTTCTGCTGGGTGTGAGCGGAGTTCCGATTCCCTGGGATACGCTGATCCTCTCGGTTGTTCTGTTCGTTGTGATTCCACTGACAGCGGGGGCACTGACCCGGCATTTCGTCGTTAAAAACAAAGGACAGGAGTATTTTGAACGTTCGTTTGTTCCGAAATTCAACAATGTCACGATCATTGGACTGCTCCTGACACTGATCATCATCTTTTCCTTCCAGGGCGAAGTAATTCTGAAAAATCCGCTGCATATCGTCCTGATTGCAATTCCGCTGACCATTCAGACGTTCCTGATCTTCTTCATTGCCTACATTGCGAGCCGGATTCTGAAGTTGCCCCATGACATCGCAGCCCCGGCCGGAATGATCGGTGCGTCAAACTTCTTTGAACTGGCCGTTGCTGTTGCGATCTCCCTCTTTGGTACACAGAGTCCAGCAGCTTTGGCTACGATTGTCGGAGTTCTGACGGAGGTCCCGGTCATGCTTATTCTGGTCAAAATCGCCAACAATACAAAACACTGGTTTCCGATTCAGTCATCCCAAGGAGAAATGATTCATGAGCAATAA
- a CDS encoding arsenate reductase ArsC, translated as MSNKTKVAFICVHNSCRSQIAEALGKQYGSEVFESYSGGTETKPQINQDAVRLMKQEYGIDMEATQHSKLIDDLPEIDVVITMGCNVQCPFLPSRHREDWGLEDPSGKSDEEFLQVISVIDAKVQELVTRLKHGL; from the coding sequence ATGAGCAATAAAACGAAAGTTGCATTCATCTGTGTTCACAACTCCTGCCGCAGCCAGATCGCGGAAGCGCTGGGCAAACAGTACGGCAGTGAGGTTTTTGAAAGCTATTCCGGCGGTACGGAGACAAAGCCTCAGATCAATCAGGATGCCGTTCGCCTGATGAAACAGGAGTATGGCATTGATATGGAAGCGACGCAGCATTCGAAGCTGATTGACGATCTGCCGGAGATTGATGTGGTTATCACCATGGGCTGCAATGTTCAGTGTCCCTTCCTGCCCAGCCGCCACCGGGAAGACTGGGGGCTGGAAGATCCCTCCGGGAAAAGCGACGAAGAATTCTTACAGGTGATATCCGTGATAGATGCTAAAGTGCAGGAGCTGGTTACAAGGCTGAAGCACGGGCTGTAG
- the mgtA gene encoding magnesium-translocating P-type ATPase: MESKEFSYWSIPADDAIKGLSSSINGLSSQEASRRLKEMGENVLASKKKTSELLIFLNQFKTPIVLILVVATIISALSGEWLDAFIIFLIVLSSSLISYFQERRASTALEKLRETVQVTTQVLRDGSWIPVPSRLLVAGDVVRISTGSLIPADGLILEAMDLQVNQAILTGESLPISKQPGSLGEETALKDRANCVYMGTNVHNGSATVLLTKTGSSTAFGEIAKKLTLRPPETEFERGIRTFGGFLTQIMLVLVLIVFAINVLLLKPPIDSLLFSVALAVGISPELLPAIISLTLSQGSHVMAKEGVIVKRLNAIENFGSMDILCTDKTGTLTEGVIRIDGGYDLSGHPSDEVYRMAYLNAFFQAGMANSLDDAIVKSRPPEMTGVTKIDEIPFDFDRERLSVIVKDGGQNLLLTKGAIQSVLSISTHVLDGQEAVKLDEGHLQRIQEQYAEWSRQGIRVLAVACRVVPQQADYGIPDETDMIFAGFLLMYDHPKEDVAQTIRDLSVHGISLCLITGDNKLIAVHTAESVGLTVTGVLTGGELRSLSDESFWHRVDQINIFCEVDPNQKERIILALKKKSHVVGFLGDGINDVPALHAADVSISVNNAADIAKETADLVLLEHKLEVLDRGVILGRTTFHNTLKYIQITTSANFGNMVSMAGLSLFLPFLPLLPKQILLLNFLSDIPAIAIAQDYVDQDSLKSPQRWNIHFIRNFMFLFGLISSVFDYITFGVLLLIIKANEALFQSSWFTVSVLTELLILMVMRTRRTFYKSRPAPIMIFASLAVGVFTLVVPYLPFASALGITPVPPYLLLALLFITFCYLVATEFGKRWFYRK; the protein is encoded by the coding sequence ATGGAATCAAAAGAGTTTAGCTATTGGAGTATCCCAGCGGATGATGCGATAAAAGGGCTGTCGTCATCGATCAACGGACTGAGCTCCCAGGAAGCCAGCCGGCGATTGAAAGAAATGGGTGAGAATGTGTTGGCTTCCAAGAAGAAGACTTCGGAGCTGCTGATTTTCCTGAATCAGTTTAAAACACCCATTGTTCTGATTTTAGTGGTGGCCACCATCATTTCCGCATTGAGCGGTGAATGGCTGGATGCGTTTATTATCTTTCTGATTGTTCTGTCCAGTTCCCTGATCAGCTACTTTCAGGAGCGTCGGGCCAGTACAGCTCTTGAAAAATTACGCGAAACGGTTCAGGTGACGACTCAGGTTCTGCGAGATGGCAGCTGGATTCCGGTTCCCTCCCGTCTCCTGGTTGCCGGGGATGTCGTCCGGATTAGCACAGGAAGCCTGATTCCGGCCGACGGACTGATTCTGGAAGCCATGGACCTGCAAGTGAATCAGGCAATTCTGACAGGGGAGTCTCTCCCCATTTCGAAGCAGCCTGGCAGCCTGGGAGAAGAGACTGCTCTGAAAGACCGAGCCAACTGCGTGTACATGGGAACCAATGTCCATAATGGCAGCGCCACGGTTCTCCTGACAAAGACCGGATCTTCCACCGCTTTCGGTGAAATTGCCAAAAAACTGACCCTGCGACCTCCTGAAACCGAATTTGAACGAGGCATCCGGACATTTGGCGGGTTTCTGACGCAGATTATGCTGGTGCTGGTTCTCATTGTGTTTGCTATCAATGTACTGCTCCTGAAGCCGCCCATCGACTCGCTGCTGTTTTCAGTGGCCCTGGCCGTTGGCATCTCTCCGGAACTGCTGCCGGCCATCATCAGTCTGACGCTGTCCCAGGGCTCGCATGTCATGGCAAAGGAAGGCGTCATTGTCAAACGGCTGAACGCCATCGAGAATTTCGGTTCCATGGACATTCTCTGCACCGATAAAACCGGCACTCTGACAGAAGGCGTGATCCGAATCGATGGTGGCTACGACCTTTCCGGCCATCCCTCGGACGAGGTGTATCGCATGGCTTATTTGAATGCGTTCTTCCAGGCGGGGATGGCAAATTCCCTGGACGACGCGATTGTAAAGAGCCGACCGCCCGAAATGACCGGGGTAACAAAAATCGACGAAATCCCCTTTGATTTTGACCGGGAGCGGCTGAGCGTCATCGTCAAAGATGGCGGCCAGAATTTACTGCTCACAAAAGGCGCCATTCAGAGCGTGCTGTCGATTTCCACGCATGTTCTTGATGGCCAGGAAGCGGTAAAGCTGGACGAAGGTCATCTGCAACGGATCCAGGAACAATATGCTGAATGGAGTCGTCAGGGGATTCGCGTCCTGGCTGTTGCCTGCCGGGTTGTTCCGCAGCAGGCCGATTATGGGATTCCGGATGAAACGGACATGATATTCGCCGGTTTCCTGCTGATGTATGACCATCCCAAGGAAGATGTTGCCCAGACGATTCGTGATTTATCGGTTCACGGGATCAGCCTGTGCCTGATTACAGGGGACAACAAACTAATCGCCGTTCATACCGCGGAAAGCGTCGGACTGACTGTCACGGGCGTTCTGACCGGGGGAGAGCTGCGCAGCCTCAGTGATGAATCCTTCTGGCATCGGGTAGATCAAATCAATATTTTTTGTGAGGTCGATCCCAATCAGAAAGAACGAATTATTTTAGCACTGAAGAAAAAGTCCCATGTGGTGGGATTCCTGGGAGATGGAATTAATGACGTGCCCGCTCTTCACGCAGCGGATGTCAGTATCTCTGTGAACAATGCGGCAGATATCGCGAAAGAAACGGCAGATCTGGTCCTGCTCGAACATAAGCTCGAGGTTCTGGATCGCGGCGTCATTCTGGGCCGGACTACTTTCCACAATACGCTTAAATACATTCAGATCACTACCAGCGCAAATTTTGGCAACATGGTCAGCATGGCCGGATTGTCACTGTTCCTGCCATTTTTACCTCTTCTGCCCAAACAGATCCTTCTGCTCAATTTCCTGTCCGATATTCCGGCCATTGCCATTGCACAGGACTATGTGGATCAGGACAGCCTGAAATCCCCTCAACGCTGGAACATTCACTTTATCCGGAACTTCATGTTCCTGTTCGGGTTGATCAGCAGTGTGTTTGACTACATTACCTTCGGCGTCTTGCTGCTGATCATCAAGGCCAATGAAGCACTGTTTCAGAGCAGCTGGTTTACGGTCTCGGTGCTGACCGAACTGCTTATTCTGATGGTCATGCGCACCCGCCGAACCTTCTACAAGAGCCGGCCAGCGCCGATTATGATCTTCGCTTCCCTGGCAGTTGGTGTGTTCACGCTGGTAGTGCCTTATCTCCCGTTTGCATCGGCACTGGGCATCACACCGGTTCCTCCGTACCTTCTGCTGGCTCTGCTGTTCATCACATTCTGCTATCTGGTGGCAACAGAATTCGGGAAACGCTGGTTTTACCGGAAGTGA
- a CDS encoding DUF302 domain-containing protein produces MDFIYEQKTDKTFEQAVKDLTANLAAHSFGVLWQLNFKDKLQEKGLEFDHNFMVLEVCNPAQAKKVLDQKLEMGYMLPCKMAIYEKDGVVRLGMMKPQALVQLMGETDLGETALEVEMTLRKAIDDSIH; encoded by the coding sequence ATGGATTTTATTTACGAACAGAAAACGGATAAAACATTCGAACAGGCAGTCAAGGATCTGACCGCCAATTTGGCCGCTCATTCCTTCGGGGTTTTGTGGCAGCTTAATTTCAAGGATAAGCTGCAGGAAAAGGGGCTGGAATTTGACCATAATTTTATGGTGCTGGAAGTGTGCAATCCGGCCCAGGCAAAGAAAGTGCTGGATCAGAAACTTGAAATGGGCTATATGCTGCCCTGTAAGATGGCGATCTATGAGAAGGACGGAGTGGTGCGGCTCGGCATGATGAAGCCGCAGGCCCTGGTTCAGCTGATGGGCGAGACCGATCTGGGAGAAACAGCCCTTGAGGTTGAAATGACGCTCAGGAAGGCCATTGACGATTCCATTCATTAA
- a CDS encoding ISLre2 family transposase has product MPILTDFNSMFTTLRQSFDSRMASGTLTMDQVVQETHELTDRIAREQIQDYVQVLDERLRNSQLRKKDYTIERRYQTKTIATTAGPVVFGRTYFRNKKTNHHVCLVDRLLGLEPHQRISRELASCLLSSAKDISYQGTVERYASSGITSRTTVMNLVHRLGNIESSEGPLPQKKVASRIYIEADEDHVAMQDGSNQQMRLIYVHEGQQSVGKRRKALMGVRRFAGFYKGNSDELWYEVFDYLNSAYEVDKIEEISLSGDGASWIKMGAQILPRCKLYLDKFHLEKALRQAATPIDSYKGTKDEYYWYLKDAISMDSLEDINTFFESAAGLPLKKTQEKKLGEMQTYLVSNWESIQNAAKSGYQGCSAEGHVSHVLSSRLSSRPMGWSTVGAENIARMRVFVLNGGDLMGYFAAKEKEKKKEARLLRLEKRIVKKSRVYPVKQGSISYATPHFGWYKS; this is encoded by the coding sequence ATGCCTATCTTAACAGATTTCAACTCAATGTTCACCACTCTCAGACAAAGTTTTGATTCAAGAATGGCAAGCGGTACTCTCACCATGGATCAAGTGGTACAGGAGACTCACGAGCTGACGGATCGGATTGCCCGTGAGCAGATCCAGGATTATGTTCAGGTACTCGATGAGCGCCTGAGGAACTCACAGTTACGGAAAAAAGACTACACCATCGAACGGCGCTATCAAACAAAAACCATCGCTACTACAGCCGGACCTGTGGTCTTTGGCCGGACGTACTTTCGGAATAAAAAGACCAATCACCATGTGTGTCTGGTGGATCGTCTTCTGGGCCTTGAGCCCCATCAGAGAATCAGCCGGGAACTAGCCTCGTGTCTTCTCTCCAGTGCTAAAGATATTTCTTACCAGGGGACGGTGGAGCGCTATGCAAGCAGCGGAATTACCAGCCGCACTACGGTAATGAATCTGGTCCATCGACTGGGGAACATTGAGTCTTCTGAGGGACCCCTGCCTCAGAAAAAAGTGGCATCTCGGATCTATATTGAGGCCGATGAGGATCATGTAGCTATGCAGGACGGTTCCAATCAGCAGATGCGGCTGATCTACGTCCATGAGGGGCAGCAGAGTGTCGGGAAGAGACGCAAGGCCTTAATGGGTGTACGTCGATTTGCAGGCTTCTACAAGGGCAACTCGGATGAACTGTGGTACGAAGTGTTCGATTACCTGAACTCGGCTTATGAAGTGGATAAGATCGAGGAAATCTCCTTATCAGGGGATGGGGCGTCCTGGATCAAGATGGGTGCCCAGATTCTGCCTCGATGCAAGCTCTATCTGGATAAGTTCCACCTGGAAAAGGCCCTGCGCCAGGCGGCAACGCCGATTGATTCCTACAAAGGGACAAAGGATGAATATTACTGGTACCTCAAAGACGCCATCAGCATGGACTCCCTTGAGGACATCAACACATTCTTCGAATCAGCAGCGGGATTGCCGCTTAAAAAGACCCAGGAAAAGAAGTTAGGCGAGATGCAAACCTATCTTGTGTCCAACTGGGAATCGATCCAGAACGCGGCCAAGTCGGGCTATCAGGGCTGCAGTGCGGAAGGGCATGTCAGTCATGTGCTTTCCTCACGGTTATCTTCACGCCCGATGGGGTGGAGCACAGTAGGTGCTGAGAATATAGCGCGCATGCGAGTTTTCGTCCTCAATGGCGGGGATCTCATGGGCTACTTCGCTGCCAAAGAGAAAGAAAAGAAGAAGGAAGCCCGACTTTTGAGGCTGGAAAAACGGATCGTGAAGAAGAGCCGGGTCTACCCGGTAAAACAAGGTTCAATCAGCTATGCAACGCCTCATTTTGGGTGGTATAAATCGTAA
- a CDS encoding VOC family protein yields MNWLILKKEDVVLGLFKGMLSANGLTFNPGWDSNAQPLAGAADVRQIQQELKRQGISFIREADESGAGPDWFMIADPDGNQILFDQHL; encoded by the coding sequence ATGAACTGGCTCATCCTGAAAAAAGAGGACGTTGTCCTTGGTCTGTTTAAAGGAATGCTGAGTGCCAACGGGCTGACGTTTAATCCAGGCTGGGATTCCAATGCTCAGCCCCTGGCGGGAGCCGCGGATGTCCGTCAGATTCAGCAAGAATTAAAGCGTCAGGGAATTTCATTCATCAGAGAAGCGGATGAATCCGGAGCTGGTCCGGACTGGTTCATGATTGCGGATCCCGATGGCAATCAGATTCTGTTCGATCAGCATCTCTGA